Within the Thermococcus sp. CX2 genome, the region CAAGAAACTATTGGGCCAGTTGGCCTCACTATTTGTTGATGTTACTCCAAAAAGGATACTGCGCTCTCATATTGAGAGAGTACACTTCACCCGGCTCAACGAGCGGTTTAAGGTTCCCTTTACCCTCGCAGTCATTGTCCTGTTCGGCCTAGGAGGGATTTCTGGCACAGGCGCACCGTTCGGGTTCTTTGTAGACATGAACACCCTCTTCCAGAGATATATAGAAGAGGCTATCCGACGGGAGTTGTCCCCACAGTATGTGGTCGAGGAGGCAGGGATTGGTGAGCTGATAAAGAACAGTAGCAAAGAGGTAGTGCCTGACGTCGTGATAAAGAGGGACGGCAGAATACGGCTTTTGGTCGAAGTTAAATACAAGAAAATTTTAGAGAAAACGCTAGTTGAAAGCAGGGACGTATACCAGGTCTACGCGTATTCTAGACTGGCTGACACTGACGTCGTCCTCATTTACCCCAAGCGGAGAGACTTTAACGAGAAGTTAACAAAGCAAGAGCTCGAATTTTTCGACGGCCATAGAGTGGTTGTCCTACCATTTGACCTCTCCGAGATCGCTAGCCATAAAGGTGACGTTTTCCTGCCAGAGGAAATAAAAACTAGCTTACATACGCTACTAAACAGAAAGGAGAAACAGAACCAACTGGTCAATGCTCTAAAAGACGAGATCAAGGAGACCATTCAAAAGATTGAAGACAGCATCAGGTCTCTAAGAGAGAAAAACGATGGGGAAATGCCTTCAATTTTGACCAAACACTATGACAAGCTCTTAAAGGAGTACCCTATGCTATGGTCTAAACTATCGGCGAAGGTCGGTTCTCCAGACGAAGGCTATGTGACCCTGGACGGAGCATATGCAATTCTCCGCCTGATAAATACACTGGACTACGTGACAGAACCGGAATCTAAACGTAAGATTTTAGAAGAGATCAAAAAGAGGCTAGAAGCCCTTCTCCGAGTCTTAGAAAACCAGTAGGGTACTTGTGTTATTCCCCTTTGTCCTCAACCTCAATCCCGTTTATCCTCATCATCCTTTTTATCTCCCTCCAAAGGGCTTTGAGGAGAATGACGTCGGTTTCCGTGGCCGCGTTCTCGTAGAGCATCTTCATGTAGAACCTCATGTTGTTGTAGATCTCCGTGTTGATGACCTTCTTGAGGTCGTCCTTTGAGGCCTGCGCGCTCTTCTTGGGGCTGTTGTCTTCCCTCTTGTCGGGGATTGGGACACCTACCGGACCAAAGACCTCCTCGACGTTCTCCATGTTTATCACTCCTCAAACTCTGTCTCAAAGTCGGACTTCTTGAGCAGGCCGCCCCACGTTAAGCCGCTCGCGTCGTCTATGCTGGCGATCTTCCTCTTCCCGCTCCTGTCGTAGAGGTCCATCTTGGTCTTGTTGTAGAGCTTTGCGTTGGGGTTGATCTTCAGCGCTAGGTCGGTAGCCTTTGCCACCTGCCTAGCGAGGTTCATGTATGCAGCCCTCCAGGCGTCGCGGGAGGCCTTCATCTCCTTCCAGAGCTCGACTCTCAGGACGTCCCTCTCAAGCGGCAGGGCGATCTCCTCGCCGATGTGGTTGACTTCGAAGGCGCTGGCGTGGATGAGTATCATCTCCCTGCCGAACCAGACTTGGCTTTCGTGGACTCTAATGAGCTTCTGCGGTGGCTTCTTGCCGAATATCCTTCCGAGGGAGTACCAGATGCTGTCGAGCCAGTCGGGTGGGCGGACCTGGTAGAGTATGACGTACTCGTCGAGGTCCTTGCGCATGGCTATGGGGTAGCCCTTGGGCCTCGGCTCTTTGCCATCGAACCATACGATGACTTTCTGGTCGAGGTTGTAGATTTGGGCGAGCTGCTCGTTGAGCCTCCTCTGCTCTTCGAGCCGCTGGACGACGGCCTTCTGGACTTCATCATAAACGCTCCCTCTCTCGTCCTCCTCGAGTGGGATGACCTCAACTTGGTCGAGGGCCCCGATCTGGACTTTCACCCTCTGCTTCTTCTTTTTCCTCCTAAACCTATCAAACAGCCCCATTTCCATCACCTCACAGGGTTTTGGGAACGCGATACTCAATGCTAAACGTATATTCGCAATCTATCGAGAACTTGCCCTTCCCGCGCCGGGCTTTTCTGATTCTAAACAGCTCCTCGAGGGAGCGAGGTTTCCGGCCGTTGTCAAAGCGCTCGTCAAGTATCTCTTCCAAGAGCTCGGCGTCTTTCTCCGAGGCCAGCCTGCCCACTATGCCGATGTGGGTCGCCCCCCTAACGAGGTCCTTGCTCAGGCCCGAGAGGTATTGGGTGCCAGAAATCAAGGAGATCTCAAGGGAGCGGCCTTCTCGGTATATCTTGTTAATGGCCATCAGGCCGAGCATGTGCCTCGCGAGGTTCTGGATCTCGTCTGCTATGATGATTACTGGAATGTCCCACTTGAGGAGGAACTCATCAGTAACATAGCTCACGAGGTTGTGGAAGATGATGGCTTCTTCTTCCTCGCTCAGGTGCGAGTTCGCGGAGAAGTCGA harbors:
- a CDS encoding McrC family protein, with the protein product MNIPPFFEHEKICYPHKKDTCNGKVLPDERLIPLIRELNKRYSKNEDRGVFILYKDYLQATSYVGFALLRGHLIQVLPKIYRNELEPDEEKRTEATITFLKMLDIAYGLRVHRLKERELMKVAQIGVQNGLHEAFIYLFGKTLLDEIKRGYYREYVEVQSEETYLRGKLLLSRQITKLPHQRHTFSVEYYDFTEDNLLNQIFYAATVVALKKTRLHVNKKLLGQLASLFVDVTPKRILRSHIERVHFTRLNERFKVPFTLAVIVLFGLGGISGTGAPFGFFVDMNTLFQRYIEEAIRRELSPQYVVEEAGIGELIKNSSKEVVPDVVIKRDGRIRLLVEVKYKKILEKTLVESRDVYQVYAYSRLADTDVVLIYPKRRDFNEKLTKQELEFFDGHRVVVLPFDLSEIASHKGDVFLPEEIKTSLHTLLNRKEKQNQLVNALKDEIKETIQKIEDSIRSLREKNDGEMPSILTKHYDKLLKEYPMLWSKLSAKVGSPDEGYVTLDGAYAILRLINTLDYVTEPESKRKILEEIKKRLEALLRVLENQ